A single genomic interval of Selenobaculum gibii harbors:
- the argR gene encoding arginine repressor: MKAIRHARIKEIIENTIVETQEDLAEALRKQNIEVTQATVSRDIKEMMLIKIPTGDGRYRYAYPIEKNVIFSKSRMARMFQDSVIGLNFSENIIVIKTLPGAANAVASTLDYAKWPEIIGTVAGDDNILVVVKPIDAVAEVLKKLESLTN, from the coding sequence ATGAAGGCTATACGTCATGCCCGAATAAAAGAAATCATTGAAAATACGATTGTTGAAACACAAGAAGATTTAGCGGAAGCTTTGCGAAAACAGAATATTGAAGTTACGCAAGCAACTGTGTCACGAGATATTAAAGAGATGATGTTAATTAAAATTCCAACAGGCGATGGAAGGTATAGATATGCCTATCCTATAGAGAAAAATGTTATATTTTCTAAATCTCGTATGGCTAGAATGTTTCAAGACTCTGTGATTGGATTAAATTTTAGCGAAAATATTATTGTGATTAAAACATTGCCGGGAGCTGCAAATGCTGTTGCCTCTACACTTGATTATGCGAAATGGCCAGAAATTATCGGAACAGTAGCTGGTGATGATAATATATTAGTTGTTGTAAAACCAATAGATGCAGTAGCTGAAGTTCTGAAAAAACTTGAATCCTTGACAAATTAA
- a CDS encoding tRNA (mnm(5)s(2)U34)-methyltransferase, with product MQILNPVSVAHKLIQEQVYRAEILVDATAGKGNDTLYLAENSLATAKIYAFDIQELALRCTKEKLQEKGLERKVTLILDNHANVKQYVLRGVDVAIFNLGYLPGGNHELTTTIDTTMPAIEAMLQLLNVGGVVAITAYPGHESGKREYHYLIDFLSNLPVKNYTVSCWSMINHASTAPVVYLIEKVRS from the coding sequence ATGCAGATCTTAAATCCTGTAAGTGTTGCGCATAAGTTAATTCAAGAGCAGGTATATCGTGCTGAGATTCTTGTTGATGCAACAGCAGGCAAAGGAAACGATACTTTATATCTTGCAGAAAATTCATTAGCGACAGCTAAAATTTATGCATTTGATATTCAAGAATTGGCATTGCGCTGCACAAAGGAAAAATTGCAGGAAAAAGGGTTAGAGCGAAAAGTAACACTTATTTTAGATAATCATGCGAATGTAAAACAATATGTATTACGAGGTGTTGATGTTGCAATTTTTAATTTGGGCTATTTACCCGGTGGAAATCATGAGCTTACGACAACGATTGATACTACAATGCCTGCAATTGAAGCAATGCTTCAATTGTTAAATGTTGGAGGTGTAGTTGCGATTACGGCATATCCCGGGCATGAGAGTGGCAAGAGAGAATATCATTATTTAATTGATTTTTTGAGTAATTTACCCGTGAAAAATTATACTGTTAGCTGTTGGTCGATGATCAATCACGCAAGTACAGCCCCAGTAGTATACTTGATTGAAAAAGTAAGGAGTTGA
- a CDS encoding NAD(+)/NADH kinase, protein MLTIGVIPNIDKKDVNILLARVVEFFSDKEVKIIIEEKAALELGYPHLAVESLLQKDVDLVLTLGGDGTLLNACRVLAKKNIPVCGINIGRLGFLADIELAEIESKLQKIIDGKYKIEERLMLDAIVKRNGAMTYVGAAINDVVVTKGGFSRMIRLGLSIDHSILANYQADGVIVSTSTGSTGYSLSAGGPIVHPSLKVLLITPICPHTLNARPLIISEDEEAHVKITATHHDIVLTIDGQVSHGLISEDEIIVRKSALVARVVKFDDSNYYKTVRTKLWRGD, encoded by the coding sequence ATGCTTACAATAGGTGTTATTCCTAATATAGATAAAAAAGATGTCAATATATTGTTGGCGCGAGTTGTAGAGTTTTTTTCTGATAAAGAAGTGAAAATTATTATTGAAGAAAAAGCGGCTCTAGAATTAGGTTATCCCCATTTAGCGGTGGAATCTCTATTACAAAAAGATGTTGATTTGGTACTGACATTGGGTGGGGATGGAACTTTATTAAACGCTTGTCGTGTTTTAGCAAAAAAAAATATTCCGGTTTGTGGAATTAATATTGGAAGATTAGGCTTTTTGGCGGATATTGAATTAGCTGAAATAGAAAGTAAGCTGCAAAAAATTATTGATGGTAAGTATAAAATAGAAGAACGGCTAATGCTTGATGCAATCGTTAAACGAAATGGGGCAATGACTTATGTTGGTGCTGCAATTAATGATGTCGTTGTGACTAAAGGTGGATTTTCACGGATGATACGTTTAGGACTTTCTATTGATCATTCTATATTAGCGAATTATCAAGCGGATGGTGTCATTGTTTCTACCTCTACAGGATCAACGGGATACTCCCTTTCAGCAGGGGGGCCAATTGTTCATCCGAGTTTAAAGGTTTTGCTCATCACACCTATCTGTCCACATACGTTAAATGCAAGACCGCTAATTATATCAGAAGATGAGGAAGCTCATGTTAAAATTACAGCAACACATCATGATATTGTACTTACGATTGATGGACAGGTAAGTCATGGGTTGATAAGTGAAGATGAGATCATTGTAAGAAAATCAGCGCTAGTAGCAAGAGTTGTAAAATTTGACGATTCTAATTATTATAAAACTGTTCGGACAAAATTGTGGCGGGGAGATTGA
- a CDS encoding TlyA family RNA methyltransferase, which produces MAKERLDVLLVERNLVASRERAKTSIMAGLVYVDGQKVDKAGTMVKDTVDIKVTGDSIGFVSRGGLKLAKAIKTFAIDLTNKIVADIGASTGGFTDCSLQNGAKKVFAIDVGYGQLAWSLRTDPRVINMERTNIRNVTPVDLGELLDFASIDVAFISLDKVLPVVKTLLLPNAEVVALIKPQFEAGREKVGKKGVVRDPEIHKEVIRKIVNLCNEISLIPVGLTFSPVKGPEGNIEYLLHIKLEDKNDSIDAEVIENVVRDAHNGL; this is translated from the coding sequence ATGGCAAAAGAGCGGTTAGATGTGTTATTGGTTGAAAGAAATTTAGTTGCAAGTCGTGAAAGAGCAAAAACGTCCATTATGGCTGGGTTAGTATATGTAGATGGGCAAAAAGTAGATAAAGCTGGAACGATGGTAAAAGATACCGTAGACATTAAAGTTACAGGGGATAGCATTGGCTTTGTTAGTCGAGGCGGGCTTAAATTGGCAAAAGCAATAAAAACTTTTGCAATTGACTTAACGAATAAAATCGTGGCGGATATTGGCGCATCTACAGGTGGATTTACGGATTGTTCTTTGCAAAATGGAGCGAAAAAGGTTTTTGCGATTGATGTTGGCTATGGTCAATTGGCATGGTCATTGCGTACAGATCCACGTGTAATTAATATGGAGAGAACAAATATTAGAAATGTAACTCCAGTGGATTTAGGCGAATTATTGGATTTTGCATCTATTGATGTAGCTTTTATCTCGTTAGATAAAGTTTTACCTGTTGTTAAAACTTTATTGTTACCTAATGCTGAAGTTGTGGCATTAATTAAACCACAATTTGAAGCAGGGAGAGAAAAGGTTGGGAAAAAAGGTGTTGTAAGAGATCCAGAGATACATAAAGAAGTAATTCGTAAAATTGTAAATTTATGCAATGAAATCTCGCTTATTCCAGTAGGTTTAACTTTTTCTCCAGTTAAAGGTCCAGAGGGGAATATTGAATATTTACTTCACATAAAGCTTGAAGATAAAAATGATAGCATTGATGCAGAGGTAATAGAGAATGTAGTTAGGGATGCACACAACGGTTTATAA
- the dxs gene encoding 1-deoxy-D-xylulose-5-phosphate synthase produces the protein MNKILDKVDSPKQLKQLSLIQLNKLAGEIRELIIRTIAENGGHLAPSLGVVELTLALHTVFDCPEDKFIWDVGHQSYVHKILTGRRDAFSTIRTQGGLSGFPKRSESPYDSFGTGHSSTSISAALGMAIARDLSKKNNYVVAVIGDGSMTGGQAFEALNHAGDLGKHLIVILNDNEMSIDKNVGALSEYLSTMRTAPTYNKVKHDLEFLLKKIPTIGESVAKVVERLKDSLRFLLVPGELFEELGFKYVGPIDGHNIELMREVLEKAKTMQGPILIHTLTRKGKGYLPAECESDKFHGVGPFCIETGEIIKKTTNKPTYTSVFSKVLIELAKENKNIVAITAAMPEGTGLKKFGEIYPDRFLDVGIAEQHAVTVAAGLACEGKQPIIALYSTFAQRAYDQILHDVCLQKLPVVFALDRAGIVGEDGPTHHGVFDYSYLRHIPNLTIMAPKDENELKDMLATAFSLRTPVVIRYPRGNGLGVEVKTEYQHIPVGMSEEISIGSDVMFLAVGAMVDSCVEAVNLLKEKNVSAGVINARFIKPLDERMIEVLAKTVKYIVTIEDNMLAGGFGSAVLEALNEREFCDTKVLRLGYPDKFIEQGKRENLLELYKLTPAHIAARTYAFIRNIEVR, from the coding sequence TTGAATAAAATATTAGATAAAGTAGATAGTCCAAAACAACTAAAGCAACTTTCCTTAATACAGTTAAATAAGCTCGCGGGAGAAATCCGCGAGCTTATTATCCGTACAATTGCGGAAAATGGTGGACATTTAGCACCAAGTTTAGGTGTTGTAGAATTAACTTTGGCATTACATACGGTATTTGATTGTCCAGAAGATAAATTTATTTGGGATGTTGGGCATCAGTCTTATGTTCATAAGATTTTAACTGGGCGGCGGGATGCTTTTTCGACGATTCGCACACAAGGTGGTTTAAGTGGATTCCCCAAACGAAGCGAAAGTCCTTATGATAGTTTTGGTACAGGACATTCTAGCACTTCAATTTCCGCAGCTCTTGGTATGGCAATTGCTAGGGATTTATCAAAAAAAAATAATTATGTAGTTGCAGTGATTGGCGATGGCTCGATGACGGGGGGACAGGCATTTGAGGCGTTAAATCATGCGGGTGATTTAGGAAAACATCTTATTGTTATTTTAAATGATAATGAAATGTCGATTGATAAAAATGTAGGTGCTCTATCGGAGTATTTATCAACGATGCGTACAGCACCTACTTATAATAAGGTAAAACATGATTTAGAGTTCTTATTGAAAAAAATACCGACAATTGGAGAGAGTGTTGCGAAGGTTGTAGAGCGGCTAAAGGATAGTTTACGCTTTTTATTAGTTCCAGGAGAATTATTTGAAGAACTTGGGTTTAAATATGTAGGACCAATTGATGGACATAATATTGAATTGATGCGAGAAGTATTAGAAAAAGCAAAAACGATGCAAGGTCCAATTTTGATACATACCTTAACAAGGAAAGGCAAAGGCTATTTGCCAGCTGAATGTGAATCGGATAAATTTCATGGAGTTGGTCCATTCTGTATTGAAACTGGAGAGATCATAAAAAAAACTACGAATAAACCTACTTATACTTCAGTTTTTAGTAAAGTGCTTATTGAATTAGCTAAGGAAAATAAAAATATTGTAGCAATTACCGCAGCTATGCCAGAAGGAACTGGATTAAAAAAATTTGGTGAGATCTATCCAGATCGGTTTTTGGATGTTGGCATCGCGGAACAACATGCAGTCACAGTTGCAGCAGGATTAGCTTGTGAGGGAAAACAGCCAATTATTGCATTATATTCGACATTTGCACAACGTGCATATGATCAAATACTACACGATGTTTGTTTGCAAAAATTACCGGTTGTTTTTGCTTTAGATCGTGCAGGGATTGTAGGCGAAGATGGACCGACGCATCATGGTGTTTTTGATTATAGTTATTTGCGGCATATTCCTAATTTAACGATAATGGCACCAAAGGATGAAAATGAATTAAAAGATATGTTAGCAACAGCATTTTCATTAAGGACACCGGTTGTAATTCGTTATCCGCGTGGGAATGGATTGGGCGTTGAAGTAAAAACAGAATATCAGCATATTCCTGTTGGTATGAGTGAAGAAATTTCAATTGGTTCAGATGTTATGTTTTTGGCTGTTGGAGCAATGGTTGATTCATGTGTAGAAGCAGTAAATTTACTGAAAGAAAAAAATGTTTCGGCTGGTGTTATCAATGCAAGATTTATAAAACCTTTAGATGAAAGAATGATAGAAGTTTTAGCAAAAACAGTTAAATACATTGTGACAATAGAAGATAATATGTTAGCTGGTGGTTTTGGTTCAGCGGTCTTAGAAGCTTTAAATGAACGAGAATTTTGTGATACAAAAGTTTTAAGATTAGGGTATCCGGATAAATTTATTGAGCAAGGAAAACGCGAAAACTTACTTGAGTTATATAAATTAACGCCTGCACATATAGCAGCAAGAACATATGCGTTTATCAGGAATATTGAGGTGCGGTGA
- a CDS encoding divergent PAP2 family protein: MAELIFQLMNNTILFSALFAWFLAQVLKTLFDFISSKEFSLERMFGSGGMPSSHTALVVGMTTAIAMREGADSTLFAIAFVFSSVVMYDAAGIRRAAGSHARVLNQIIKELKVNHTVHQITLKELLGHTPIEVLVGGLLGFTTAYVFCKMMFI; the protein is encoded by the coding sequence ATGGCTGAACTAATTTTCCAATTGATGAATAATACAATTTTATTTTCAGCTTTATTTGCATGGTTTTTGGCACAAGTGTTAAAAACTCTATTTGATTTTATTTCATCTAAGGAATTTAGTTTGGAACGAATGTTTGGATCTGGTGGAATGCCAAGTTCTCATACGGCATTGGTCGTTGGAATGACGACGGCAATTGCTATGCGTGAAGGAGCTGATTCTACGTTATTCGCAATTGCTTTTGTTTTTTCATCTGTTGTTATGTATGATGCGGCTGGAATTAGACGTGCAGCAGGAAGTCACGCGAGAGTGTTAAATCAAATAATTAAAGAATTAAAAGTAAATCATACAGTACATCAGATTACATTAAAAGAGTTGCTTGGTCATACACCAATAGAAGTTTTGGTAGGCGGATTATTAGGTTTTACCACAGCTTATGTTTTTTGTAAGATGATGTTTATCTAA
- a CDS encoding polyprenyl synthetase family protein → MFKEYCESKIPLIEAELSTLLKTDHNIAPKLYDAMQYSLLAGGKRLRPILLMAAAEAVSGEDGKPYIKPACALEMIHTYSLIHDDLPAMDDDDYRRGNLTNHKVFGEGIAILAGDALLTNAFEVVLRQENVPAERLLKVVKEFSEAAGYNGMVGGQVIDLLSENKKVDIETLRLMHQAKTGALFRAAIRSGAILAGANKEEMIALTEYAENFGLAFQITDDILDVIGEAAKIGKPVGSDIKNNKSTYVTLYSLEKAKEMANDAVASALDALKIFGREAEFLRHVVRYLITRDH, encoded by the coding sequence ATGTTTAAAGAATATTGTGAAAGCAAAATACCTCTTATCGAAGCTGAACTATCTACGTTACTAAAGACTGATCATAATATAGCACCTAAATTATATGATGCAATGCAGTATAGTTTATTAGCAGGAGGAAAGCGTCTAAGACCGATTTTACTTATGGCTGCCGCGGAAGCTGTAAGTGGAGAAGACGGGAAACCCTATATTAAACCTGCATGTGCTTTAGAGATGATTCATACATATTCATTGATTCATGATGATTTACCAGCGATGGACGATGATGATTATCGTCGGGGGAATTTAACGAATCATAAAGTGTTTGGTGAAGGAATTGCTATTTTAGCTGGAGATGCTTTACTTACAAATGCATTTGAGGTAGTATTGCGTCAAGAAAATGTTCCTGCGGAGCGTTTGCTAAAGGTTGTAAAAGAATTTAGTGAGGCAGCTGGTTACAATGGTATGGTTGGTGGACAGGTAATTGATTTATTGTCAGAAAATAAAAAAGTAGATATAGAAACTTTGAGATTAATGCATCAAGCGAAAACTGGAGCATTATTTCGAGCGGCAATTAGAAGTGGTGCGATTCTGGCAGGTGCAAATAAAGAAGAAATGATAGCTTTAACTGAATATGCAGAAAATTTTGGTTTGGCATTTCAAATTACTGATGATATTTTAGATGTTATTGGCGAGGCTGCAAAGATTGGTAAGCCTGTAGGAAGTGATATAAAAAATAATAAGTCGACCTATGTGACTTTATATTCTTTGGAAAAGGCTAAAGAAATGGCAAATGACGCTGTTGCATCTGCATTAGATGCATTGAAGATTTTTGGAAGAGAGGCCGAATTTTTAAGGCACGTAGTTCGTTATCTAATAACACGTGATCATTGA
- the xseB gene encoding exodeoxyribonuclease VII small subunit, giving the protein MAVAKNKKLSFENALKNLEEIVSELENGEISLDELMDKYKEGVLLSNLCIEKLDNAETAIDKLLKESKGKIVTVDYKIKADDENV; this is encoded by the coding sequence ATGGCAGTTGCAAAAAATAAAAAACTATCTTTTGAAAATGCATTAAAAAATTTAGAAGAAATTGTTTCTGAATTAGAAAATGGCGAAATTAGCCTTGACGAACTGATGGATAAATATAAAGAAGGAGTATTATTATCAAATTTATGTATAGAAAAGTTAGATAATGCAGAAACTGCAATTGATAAACTATTAAAGGAAAGCAAAGGCAAAATAGTGACAGTAGATTATAAAATAAAGGCGGATGATGAGAATGTTTAA
- the xseA gene encoding exodeoxyribonuclease VII large subunit yields the protein MNIYSVSEITKYIKRLIDVEQTLQTVLIRGELSNFKKHYSGHCYFTLKDQQSSIKCVMFKNKAQFLKFMPQDGMQIVVSGYITIFERDGQYQLYADSLFPDGIGELSLAFAQLKEKLTMEGLFDSVHKKILPYFPKTIGVITSATGAVLRDIYTVSKRRNPQIQLCLYPVKVQGDEAPFEIVHAIAAFNTKFPVDVIIVGRGGGSIEDLWAFNDEKVVRAVFESAIPVVSAVGHETDYTLTDFVSDVRAATPSQAAELIVPDVKELLHRIRILRDKMDIKVKHILSEKRHRINLCKQKRILSNPQFILDRKRELLDKCVERMGQGKCNQLLQKRHGLEVLLEKLLLLNPLAALNRGYTIAKQENILIKSIKQVKKDENLTLYLADGKIDTKVTCIGEGTLTNGSCKK from the coding sequence TTGAACATATATAGTGTAAGTGAAATTACAAAATATATAAAAAGGTTAATAGATGTAGAGCAGACTTTACAAACCGTTCTAATTCGAGGTGAATTATCAAATTTTAAAAAACATTATTCAGGTCATTGTTATTTCACGCTCAAAGACCAGCAGTCATCAATAAAATGTGTGATGTTTAAAAATAAAGCACAGTTTTTAAAATTTATGCCACAAGATGGCATGCAAATAGTTGTTAGTGGTTATATAACAATATTTGAGCGCGATGGACAGTATCAACTTTATGCGGATAGTCTATTTCCGGATGGTATAGGTGAACTAAGTCTTGCTTTTGCGCAATTAAAGGAAAAATTAACTATGGAAGGTTTATTTGATTCTGTACATAAAAAAATATTGCCGTATTTTCCGAAAACAATTGGTGTTATTACTTCAGCAACAGGTGCGGTTTTACGTGATATATATACTGTTTCCAAAAGGAGAAATCCACAGATTCAATTATGTTTGTATCCAGTAAAAGTTCAAGGAGATGAAGCTCCATTCGAAATCGTTCATGCAATTGCGGCTTTTAATACAAAATTTCCGGTAGATGTCATCATTGTTGGCCGTGGTGGCGGTTCAATAGAAGATTTGTGGGCATTTAATGATGAAAAAGTTGTCCGTGCAGTTTTTGAGTCAGCTATTCCTGTTGTTTCGGCTGTAGGTCATGAAACCGATTATACTTTAACTGACTTTGTTAGTGATGTACGAGCGGCCACTCCTTCGCAAGCTGCTGAGCTTATTGTGCCTGATGTTAAAGAGCTTTTGCATCGAATTCGAATTTTACGCGATAAGATGGATATAAAAGTAAAACACATCCTAAGTGAAAAGCGACATAGAATAAATTTATGTAAGCAAAAGCGTATATTGTCAAATCCGCAATTTATATTAGATAGAAAGAGAGAGTTATTAGATAAGTGTGTAGAACGAATGGGACAAGGAAAATGTAATCAATTATTACAGAAACGTCACGGCTTAGAAGTGTTATTGGAAAAACTTTTACTCTTAAACCCTTTAGCGGCGTTAAACCGTGGATATACTATAGCTAAACAAGAAAACATCTTGATAAAATCAATTAAGCAAGTGAAGAAAGATGAAAATTTAACTTTATATTTAGCAGATGGGAAAATAGATACCAAAGTAACTTGTATAGGGGAGGGAACTTTGACAAATGGCAGTTGCAAAAAATAA
- a CDS encoding 4-fold beta flower protein yields MQPVFSLNGQHVAWLIGNFVYDKVGQPIAFVSGGGLYSSSEGYIGQIFKNGEAFTWRILHSK; encoded by the coding sequence ATGCAACCTGTATTTAGTCTAAATGGGCAACATGTTGCTTGGCTTATTGGAAATTTCGTTTACGATAAAGTTGGGCAGCCGATTGCTTTTGTAAGTGGTGGTGGATTATATTCTAGTTCAGAAGGTTATATTGGTCAGATATTTAAAAATGGTGAAGCTTTTACTTGGCGTATTTTACATTCGAAGTAA
- a CDS encoding replication-associated recombination protein A has product MDLFSYSNQNNLNQTQPLAVRMRPRDFNEFIGHEDIVGKNKFLRKMIEADKIPSMILFGPPGTGKTTLAQMIAKTTNSHFEKINAVAAGISDIRKIVEAAKERLHLYTQRTIIFIDEIHRFNKGQQDVLLPYVEDGRLILIGATTENPYFEVNVALLSRVRVVKLSLLSRENIQNILKQALQDKERGLGNEKFICDEKALLLITEISSGDARVALNILEQATALLESGGVINIEVLQEVIGEKLHSYDKSGDKHYDTVSAFIKSMRGSDPDAALHYLARMLVAGENINFIARRIAICAAEDVGNADPQALVVAMATVQAVQFLGMPEARIPLAQAVTYIASAPKSNAAYLGIDAAIHDVKTKNCGVVPPHLRDAHYKGAANLGAGKDYVYPHDHVKHFFYQQYLPDELKNIFYYKPTEQGQEKEMKLRLQRFWGTKY; this is encoded by the coding sequence ATGGACTTGTTTTCTTATTCAAATCAAAATAATTTGAATCAAACTCAACCGTTGGCAGTACGAATGAGACCTCGTGACTTTAACGAATTTATTGGTCATGAAGATATAGTCGGCAAAAATAAATTTTTACGCAAGATGATTGAAGCCGATAAGATTCCATCTATGATTCTATTTGGACCACCAGGAACGGGAAAAACGACATTGGCTCAAATGATCGCAAAAACGACAAATAGCCATTTTGAAAAAATCAATGCAGTAGCCGCAGGAATTAGCGATATTCGCAAAATTGTTGAGGCGGCGAAAGAAAGATTACATCTCTATACGCAAAGAACAATAATTTTTATTGATGAAATACATCGCTTTAATAAAGGACAACAAGATGTATTATTACCTTATGTAGAGGATGGAAGATTAATTTTAATTGGTGCGACAACGGAAAATCCATATTTTGAAGTAAATGTAGCATTATTATCGAGAGTACGTGTAGTGAAATTGAGTTTGCTTTCTAGAGAAAATATTCAAAACATTTTAAAGCAAGCATTGCAAGATAAAGAACGTGGCTTGGGAAATGAAAAATTTATTTGTGACGAAAAAGCATTGCTGCTGATCACAGAGATTTCATCTGGGGATGCAAGAGTGGCGCTTAACATTTTAGAGCAAGCGACAGCTTTGCTAGAATCTGGAGGCGTTATAAATATAGAAGTATTGCAAGAAGTTATAGGTGAAAAACTACATAGCTATGATAAAAGTGGAGATAAACATTATGATACGGTTTCTGCATTTATAAAAAGTATGCGAGGAAGTGATCCAGATGCAGCATTGCACTATTTAGCCAGAATGTTAGTTGCAGGTGAAAATATTAATTTTATTGCACGAAGAATTGCAATTTGTGCAGCAGAAGATGTTGGAAATGCGGATCCACAAGCTCTAGTAGTTGCGATGGCAACGGTACAAGCAGTGCAATTTCTCGGTATGCCGGAAGCGAGAATTCCACTTGCGCAAGCTGTAACTTATATTGCTTCAGCCCCTAAAAGTAATGCTGCTTATTTAGGTATTGATGCAGCAATTCATGACGTCAAAACAAAAAATTGTGGAGTTGTTCCGCCCCATTTGAGAGATGCACATTATAAAGGGGCAGCTAATCTTGGGGCTGGGAAGGATTATGTTTATCCGCATGATCATGTAAAACATTTCTTTTATCAACAATATTTACCTGATGAATTAAAAAATATTTTTTACTATAAGCCTACAGAGCAGGGGCAGGAAAAAGAAATGAAATTAAGATTACAGAGATTTTGGGGTACTAAATATTAA
- the dut gene encoding dUTP diphosphatase: MKSRGFEIVTEYKEKNIRLPQRKTVASAGYDIESAVDIELFPHKVTIVPTGIKAYMKENEYLGIHIRSGFSIKKKICLINSQGVIDADYYNNKDNEGHIMIAFYNHNDEVVHIDKGERIAQGVFYRYLTVDDDISNGVIRKGGMGSTGER, from the coding sequence ATGAAAAGTAGAGGATTTGAAATTGTTACAGAATATAAAGAAAAGAATATTCGTTTACCACAGCGTAAAACGGTAGCAAGTGCAGGCTATGATATCGAATCAGCTGTTGATATCGAATTATTTCCACATAAAGTTACTATTGTACCTACTGGAATTAAAGCATATATGAAAGAAAATGAATATTTGGGAATACATATAAGATCTGGATTTTCAATAAAGAAAAAAATATGCTTAATTAATAGTCAAGGTGTTATTGATGCTGATTATTATAATAATAAAGACAATGAAGGACATATAATGATTGCTTTTTATAATCATAATGATGAAGTCGTTCATATTGATAAAGGTGAGCGCATTGCGCAAGGTGTTTTTTATCGATATTTAACCGTGGATGATGATATATCAAATGGTGTCATCCGTAAAGGTGGAATGGGTTCAACTGGAGAAAGGTAG
- the hfq gene encoding RNA chaperone Hfq, with protein MAVKGINLQDSFLNQVRKENVAVIIYLMNGFQLRGLVKGFDNFTVIIENDGKQQLVYKHAISTITPFKPLNNSYSHDKEEFE; from the coding sequence GTGGCAGTTAAGGGCATTAATTTGCAGGACAGTTTTTTAAATCAAGTGCGTAAAGAAAATGTAGCTGTTATTATATATTTAATGAATGGCTTTCAATTAAGAGGTTTAGTAAAAGGCTTTGATAATTTTACCGTTATTATTGAAAATGATGGCAAACAGCAATTGGTATATAAACATGCTATATCAACAATTACTCCATTTAAACCGTTGAATAATAGTTATTCTCACGATAAAGAAGAATTTGAGTAA